In Polyangia bacterium, the DNA window GGGCGCAAGGGCAAGGACGTGGTGTCGATCCCGCTGCCGCAGATCAACGTCCCGCGCTTTCACTTTGGCAGCAAGAACAAGGGTGGCGTCGGTCAGGGCGAGGGTGACGTCGGCGATTCGTTGGGGCAGGGCGATCCCAACCAGGACGGCCCGGGCAAGGCCGGCGACCAGGCCGGCGAGCACGCGCTGGAGGTCGAGCTGTCGCTGGACGAGCTGGCCCAGATCATGGGCGAGGAGCTGCAGCTGCCGCGCATCGAGCCGAAGGGCAAGCAGCGGATCATCTCGCAGAAGGATCGTTATGTCGGGATCCGGCGCGCTGGGCCCGAGTCGCTGCGGCACTTTCGCCGCACGTTTCACCAGGCGCTGCGCCGCCAGATCATGACCGGCACGTACAACCCGGCGGCGCCGCTGATCGTGCCGGTGCGCGAGGACCGCCGTTATCGATCGTGGAAGACCACGCCGCTGCCGCAGTCGAACGCGGTGATGATCTTCATCATGGACGTGTCGGGTTCGATGGGCGATGAGCAGAAAGAGATCGTTCGCATCGAATCGTTCTGGATCGACACCTGGCTGCGTTCGCAATACAAGGGGTTGGAATCGCGCTACATCATTCATGACGCCGTGGC includes these proteins:
- a CDS encoding DUF444 family protein translates to MALRIDPDHRRFRDIVRGKIKQDLRKYISQGELIGRKGKDVVSIPLPQINVPRFHFGSKNKGGVGQGEGDVGDSLGQGDPNQDGPGKAGDQAGEHALEVELSLDELAQIMGEELQLPRIEPKGKQRIISQKDRYVGIRRAGPESLRHFRRTFHQALRRQIMTGTYNPAAPLIVPVREDRRYRSWKTTPLPQSNAVMIFIMDVSGSMGDEQKEIVRIESFWIDTWLRSQYKGLESRYIIHDAVAKEVDRDTFFKTRESGGTMISSAYKLCAKMVEDDFPPSEWNIYPFHFSDGDNWSVDDTVQCVELLKTHILPKVNLFCYGQVESPYGSGQFIKDLNEHFDGDDNLTVSEIKGKESIMDSIRQFLGKGK